One window of the Paenibacillus beijingensis genome contains the following:
- a CDS encoding ABC transporter permease produces MDQTLATEKKSMGTIKQKGMRRTGLGVYLRKNYYYYILLLLPIVYFAVFRYGPIIGNVLAFRRYVPGGSIYGEKWVGLKYFKLFLHDPNFWTAFKNTWLLSFYHLLITVPVAILFALLVNEIKSAKLRNAVQTISYFPNFISIVVVIGMMKELLSPTYGLVNKALGMIGIHSIFFMNEPGWFRTLYISSEVWQYTGWNSIIFFAAITAIDPQLYEAAEMDGAGRLKQIIHITIPQMMPTISIVYILSLGQLMNVAFEKVLLMYTPSNSQVSDVVETFVYRMGLESSNYSFATAVGLFSGILGLAIVVMANYLSKKVTRHSLY; encoded by the coding sequence TTGGATCAAACATTGGCAACGGAAAAGAAAAGTATGGGGACAATTAAACAGAAAGGAATGAGGCGTACAGGCCTGGGGGTCTATCTTAGAAAGAATTATTACTACTATATTCTTCTATTGCTTCCTATCGTCTATTTTGCCGTCTTTCGTTACGGCCCGATCATCGGAAATGTGCTTGCCTTCCGCAGGTATGTTCCCGGCGGGTCCATCTATGGTGAAAAATGGGTCGGACTCAAATACTTCAAACTGTTTCTACACGATCCCAATTTTTGGACAGCTTTCAAAAACACCTGGCTGCTCAGCTTTTATCATCTGCTGATCACGGTTCCGGTTGCGATTCTGTTTGCCCTGCTGGTCAATGAAATCAAGTCGGCCAAGCTGCGAAACGCGGTCCAGACGATCTCCTATTTTCCCAATTTCATCTCGATCGTCGTCGTCATCGGCATGATGAAGGAGCTGCTCTCGCCAACCTACGGACTCGTCAACAAGGCGCTCGGGATGATTGGCATCCATTCGATTTTCTTTATGAACGAACCCGGATGGTTCCGCACGTTGTACATCTCATCGGAAGTTTGGCAGTATACGGGTTGGAACTCGATCATTTTCTTCGCCGCGATCACGGCCATCGATCCGCAGCTGTACGAAGCCGCGGAGATGGATGGCGCAGGGCGTCTAAAGCAGATCATTCATATTACGATCCCGCAAATGATGCCTACGATCTCCATCGTGTACATCCTATCGCTCGGACAGCTGATGAACGTGGCGTTTGAAAAGGTGCTGCTCATGTACACCCCCAGCAATTCGCAGGTCAGCGACGTCGTCGAAACGTTCGTCTATCGGATGGGACTGGAAAGCAGCAATTACAGCTTTGCAACGGCGGTCGGCTTGTTCAGCGGAATATTGGGGCTGGCTATCGTCGTGATGGCGAACTACCTTTCCAAAAAGGTGACCCGCCATTCGCTGTATTAA
- a CDS encoding carbohydrate ABC transporter permease, translating to MLYRKTFEYRLFKIINVLFMALVVCGVMLPFLHLLAVSFSDSAANTSGKVHFVPIGWNLEAYKLIFRHPSILNGFWNAIVQTTVGTLISLFMMTICAYPLSKQIKGRKVFIWLIMVTMFFNGGLIPTYMLVKGLGLLDTLWAIVLPSCIMPYFLMIMINFFQSFPDNIEESALIDGLNPIQILFLIVLPLSKAILAAMSLFLVVMFWNNWFNSLIYLNTPEKYPIMLIVRNILEGANMVNSPLQGGAMKNLSTASLQAAAIMATTLPIFCTIPFVQKHFAKGVLLGAVKG from the coding sequence ATGCTTTACCGAAAAACGTTTGAATATCGGTTGTTCAAAATCATCAACGTGCTGTTCATGGCTTTGGTCGTCTGCGGCGTCATGCTGCCTTTTCTTCATCTGCTCGCCGTATCGTTCAGCGATTCCGCTGCAAATACGAGCGGCAAGGTCCACTTTGTCCCGATCGGATGGAATCTGGAGGCCTACAAGCTCATTTTCCGGCATCCGAGCATCCTGAACGGCTTCTGGAACGCGATTGTGCAGACTACGGTCGGAACGCTCATCAGCCTGTTTATGATGACCATCTGCGCGTACCCGCTGTCCAAGCAGATTAAGGGGCGCAAAGTGTTCATCTGGCTGATCATGGTGACCATGTTTTTCAACGGAGGCCTCATCCCGACTTATATGCTGGTGAAAGGGCTTGGACTGCTCGACACGCTGTGGGCGATCGTGCTCCCTTCTTGTATCATGCCGTATTTTTTGATGATCATGATCAATTTCTTTCAAAGCTTTCCCGACAATATCGAGGAATCGGCGTTAATCGACGGTTTGAATCCGATTCAAATATTGTTTCTGATCGTCCTGCCGCTGTCGAAAGCGATCCTTGCCGCCATGAGTCTGTTTCTGGTCGTCATGTTCTGGAATAACTGGTTCAATTCTTTGATTTATTTAAACACTCCCGAAAAGTATCCGATCATGCTGATCGTCCGGAACATTCTGGAGGGCGCCAATATGGTGAACTCGCCTTTGCAGGGCGGGGCGATGAAAAATCTGTCCACGGCTTCGCTGCAAGCCGCAGCCATCATGGCGACAACGCTGCCGATTTTTTGCACCATTCCATTTG